From the Roseibium sp. HPY-6 genome, one window contains:
- the trkA gene encoding Trk system potassium transporter TrkA produces the protein MKIVICGAGQVGYGIAERLAAEQNDVSVIDSSPQLINAIGDQLDVRGFVGHGAHPDILAQAGAEEADMIVAVTLYDEVNMVACQVAHSLFNVPTKVARIRAQSYLQGRWRNLFSRDNMPIDVIISPEIEVGEMVLRRLALPGAVETVRFADDQVVVVGIMCEEDCPVVDTPLRQLTELFPDLGAVVVGLYRNNRLFVPKSSDSILTGDLAYVVARRDQVRRTLSIFGHEEPEAAKVIIAGGGNIGLYVAKALEQRQTGTKIKLIEASRERAMSVADDLKRSVILHGSALDQIILNEADAGDADTMVALTNEDEVNILSSVMAKKLGCRRSLSLLNNPSYPAFANALGIDAFINPRAVTISRILQHVRRGRIRGVHSLQNGAAEIVEAEALDTSPLVGKPLRVIDLPSGIRVGAVFRGGEVLTPNGELQIQAQDRIVIFAVANRVRQVEQMFRVSLDFF, from the coding sequence ATGAAAATCGTCATTTGCGGTGCAGGCCAGGTCGGCTACGGCATTGCCGAGCGCCTTGCGGCGGAGCAGAACGATGTCTCTGTGATCGATTCCTCGCCGCAACTGATCAATGCGATCGGTGACCAACTCGATGTGCGCGGCTTTGTCGGGCACGGCGCGCATCCCGATATACTTGCACAGGCGGGTGCCGAAGAAGCGGATATGATCGTCGCCGTAACGCTCTATGACGAGGTCAACATGGTTGCCTGCCAGGTGGCCCACTCCTTGTTCAACGTGCCGACCAAGGTTGCCCGCATTCGCGCCCAGTCCTACCTTCAGGGCCGTTGGCGCAACCTCTTTTCGCGCGACAACATGCCGATCGACGTGATCATTTCACCTGAAATCGAGGTGGGTGAAATGGTCCTGCGGCGCCTTGCGTTGCCGGGTGCTGTGGAAACGGTTCGTTTTGCGGACGACCAGGTCGTCGTTGTCGGGATCATGTGTGAAGAGGATTGCCCCGTCGTCGATACGCCTCTACGGCAGCTGACGGAACTTTTTCCTGATCTGGGTGCGGTGGTTGTCGGGCTCTATCGGAACAATCGGCTGTTCGTACCCAAAAGCAGCGATTCAATCCTGACAGGCGATCTGGCCTATGTCGTCGCGAGGCGTGACCAGGTGCGCAGGACGCTCAGCATCTTTGGTCATGAGGAACCGGAGGCTGCCAAGGTTATCATCGCGGGTGGCGGCAATATCGGGCTCTATGTCGCCAAGGCACTCGAACAACGCCAAACGGGCACAAAGATCAAACTGATCGAGGCCTCGCGAGAACGGGCCATGTCGGTCGCCGACGATCTCAAGCGCTCCGTTATTCTGCACGGCAGCGCTCTGGACCAGATCATCCTCAACGAGGCGGACGCAGGCGACGCGGACACGATGGTCGCACTTACCAATGAGGACGAGGTCAACATCTTGTCGTCCGTCATGGCAAAGAAACTCGGCTGCAGACGCTCTTTGTCGCTCCTGAACAATCCAAGTTACCCGGCATTTGCAAATGCGCTTGGGATCGATGCGTTCATCAATCCGCGTGCCGTAACAATTTCCCGCATCCTGCAGCATGTGCGCCGAGGCCGTATCCGCGGTGTCCATTCTCTCCAGAACGGGGCTGCAGAAATAGTCGAGGCGGAAGCCCTCGACACCTCACCATTGGTTGGCAAGCCATTGCGCGTAATTGACTTGCCGTCCGGCATCCGGGTAGGGGCCGTTTTTCGAGGTGGCGAAGTCCTCACGCCGAACGGGGAGCTTCAGATTCAGGCACAGGATCGGATTGTCATTTTTGCAGTGGCGAACCGCGTGAGGCAGGTCGAGCAAATGTTCCGGGTCAGTCTTGACTTTTTTTAG
- a CDS encoding sigma-54 dependent transcriptional regulator translates to MAHDILVVDDETDIREMIAGILDDDGYGTRTAHDSDSALAAVKERKPSLVILDIWLQGSRLDGLALLDVFKETDPDLPVVIISGHGNIETAVSAIKRGAYDYIEKPFKADRLIHIVERALEASSLKREIRDLKQRSGETSEIIGASSAAHNLRQTIQKIAGTNSRILIVGPSGSGKERAARMIHDQSPRTKSPFVVLNAATITPSRMEEELFGIEDENGNLRKIGALEEAHGGTLYLDEVADMPAETQGKILRVLVEQSFARVGGTQKVQVDIRILSSTSKNLEEHIASGLFRQDLYHRLSVVPLRVPGLAERREDIPVLVHHFMEQISGASGIPLRPIGDDAMAVLQTHDWPGNVRQLRNNVERLMILSRGEPDSTITADLLPAEIGETLPNLPTSGTGEHLMSVPLREAREIFEREYLQAQIKRFDGNISRTAEFVGMERSALHRKLKTLGMT, encoded by the coding sequence ATGGCGCATGATATTCTTGTCGTAGACGATGAAACCGATATCCGGGAAATGATTGCAGGTATCCTGGATGATGATGGTTACGGGACGCGGACAGCGCATGATTCCGACAGCGCTCTTGCTGCGGTCAAGGAGCGCAAGCCGTCTCTTGTGATCCTGGACATCTGGCTGCAGGGAAGCCGCCTGGACGGCCTTGCGCTGCTCGATGTCTTCAAGGAGACAGACCCGGATCTGCCGGTAGTGATCATTTCAGGTCACGGAAACATCGAAACGGCGGTCTCGGCGATCAAACGCGGCGCGTATGATTACATCGAAAAGCCGTTCAAGGCCGATCGACTGATACACATCGTCGAGCGTGCTCTTGAAGCGTCCAGCCTGAAGCGCGAGATCCGTGACCTCAAGCAGCGGAGCGGTGAGACCAGTGAGATCATAGGAGCGTCTTCTGCGGCACATAATTTACGCCAGACGATCCAGAAGATCGCCGGCACCAACAGCCGCATCCTGATTGTCGGTCCTTCGGGGTCCGGAAAGGAGCGCGCGGCACGGATGATCCATGATCAGTCGCCACGCACCAAAAGCCCTTTTGTTGTCCTGAATGCGGCGACCATCACGCCGTCCCGCATGGAAGAAGAGCTGTTCGGCATTGAAGACGAAAACGGAAATCTCAGAAAGATCGGCGCGCTGGAAGAAGCGCATGGCGGTACGCTTTACCTGGATGAAGTTGCTGACATGCCCGCGGAAACCCAGGGCAAGATTCTGCGCGTTCTCGTTGAGCAGAGTTTTGCCCGCGTCGGCGGAACGCAAAAGGTGCAAGTCGACATCAGGATCCTGTCTTCAACGTCCAAGAACCTTGAAGAACATATTGCGTCCGGTCTTTTCCGTCAGGATCTTTATCACCGCTTGAGCGTTGTGCCGCTTCGCGTTCCCGGTCTGGCCGAACGCAGGGAAGATATTCCGGTGCTTGTGCATCATTTCATGGAACAGATCTCAGGAGCGTCCGGAATTCCGCTTCGGCCGATCGGTGATGACGCGATGGCGGTACTGCAAACGCATGACTGGCCCGGAAACGTGCGTCAGTTGCGCAACAACGTCGAGCGGCTGATGATCCTGAGCCGGGGAGAGCCTGACAGCACGATCACCGCGGATCTTCTGCCTGCCGAGATAGGTGAAACGCTTCCCAACCTGCCGACATCTGGAACCGGTGAACATCTGATGTCCGTGCCGCTCCGCGAAGCGCGGGAAATTTTTGAGCGCGAATATCTGCAGGCGCAGATCAAGCGTTTTGACGGCAACATCTCACGGACCGCAGAGTTTGTCGGCATGGAACGGTCCGCCCTGCACCGAAAACTAAAAACCCTCGGAATGACATGA
- a CDS encoding PAS domain-containing sensor histidine kinase yields MILETVQQSVVQSSSSGKLWRRAGLAVMVVALISIAVTFFILMGLTSIDPTRDVIMTAMAINGALAAVLLGVVSVEILKLWQARRRGRAAARLHVRVVALFSLVAAVPAVMMAILAAVTLDRGLDRWFEDRTRQIIDNALTVAQAYLQEHARVLRGDLIAMTKDIDRAKAIYEFEPTRFDQFFATQVSLRGILGAMILDEKGDVVTRVILDPNAQIPLPPADSFFKAQSGDPILIAPGSSNLVGGVMKLSAYENFYLYAVRVIDPRVVEYLRLAETGASQYQQMENSRFGVQIAFAFVYLGVALILLLSAIWIGFGFANRLVSPIRVLISAADEVAKGNLAVKVHTEKSGGDLTNLGLTFNKMTGQLLGQRDALLAANEQIDRRRRFNEAVLSGVSTGVIGVDDEASIMLINRSALELLQLDEVQILNKHLSEVVPELAEYIDNALANDTEKLPETQVEVTRGGRLRTLNVRITSEQSTRREHGFVITLDDITDLVSAQRNSAWADVARRIAHEIKNPLTPIQLSAERIRRRYGKRIEEDRQVFDQCIDTIVRQVGDIGQMVDEFSSFARMRKPNKVSGDLREAVRDAAFMQSVANPEISVSADVPSEPVKAVFDPRLIGQALTNVVKNATEAVGARTGEDLPKGSVTVHLYEQDANNSDRIVVDVIDNGIGLPEENRSRLLEPYMTTREKGTGLGLAIVRKILEDHGGGVELLDAPKSTPDETGTLVRLTLAAHAEIELESDEQEQAVTAHGA; encoded by the coding sequence ATGATACTGGAAACAGTTCAGCAATCTGTTGTGCAATCGAGCTCTTCAGGCAAGCTGTGGCGGCGGGCTGGTCTCGCTGTGATGGTCGTCGCACTGATTTCTATCGCGGTGACCTTTTTCATCTTGATGGGGCTGACCTCGATAGATCCGACGCGCGACGTCATCATGACGGCAATGGCCATCAACGGCGCCCTTGCCGCCGTTCTGTTGGGTGTCGTTTCTGTTGAGATCCTGAAGCTCTGGCAGGCAAGGCGCCGAGGCCGCGCTGCGGCACGTCTCCACGTGCGCGTTGTCGCGCTATTCAGCCTGGTGGCGGCGGTACCTGCCGTCATGATGGCAATTCTCGCGGCAGTCACGCTCGACAGGGGGCTGGATCGCTGGTTCGAGGATCGCACACGTCAAATCATAGATAACGCGCTAACGGTGGCACAGGCGTATCTTCAGGAACACGCCAGAGTTCTGCGCGGCGATCTGATCGCCATGACGAAGGATATCGATCGTGCCAAGGCGATCTATGAATTCGAGCCCACCCGCTTCGATCAGTTTTTTGCAACCCAGGTTTCGCTGCGCGGCATACTTGGAGCCATGATTCTGGACGAAAAGGGAGATGTCGTCACCCGCGTCATCCTCGATCCGAATGCCCAGATCCCTTTGCCCCCAGCCGACAGCTTTTTCAAGGCCCAGTCCGGCGATCCCATATTGATCGCACCCGGTAGTTCCAATCTTGTCGGCGGCGTCATGAAGCTCTCCGCGTATGAGAATTTCTATCTTTATGCGGTGCGGGTCATTGATCCACGCGTTGTTGAATATCTGAGGCTCGCGGAGACGGGCGCCTCGCAATATCAGCAAATGGAAAACAGCCGTTTCGGTGTGCAGATCGCTTTCGCTTTCGTTTATCTCGGTGTCGCGCTGATCCTGCTCCTTTCTGCGATCTGGATCGGATTCGGGTTTGCGAACCGATTGGTTTCGCCGATCAGGGTGCTGATCTCTGCGGCGGATGAAGTGGCGAAGGGCAACTTGGCCGTAAAGGTGCATACGGAAAAATCCGGTGGCGACCTTACGAACCTCGGACTTACGTTCAACAAGATGACAGGACAGCTGCTCGGACAGAGAGATGCGCTTCTTGCCGCGAACGAACAGATCGATCGCCGACGCAGGTTCAACGAGGCAGTGCTGTCCGGCGTATCAACCGGAGTTATCGGCGTTGACGATGAAGCCTCGATCATGCTGATCAACCGATCGGCTCTGGAACTGCTCCAGCTCGACGAGGTTCAGATCCTGAACAAGCACTTGAGCGAAGTCGTGCCGGAACTGGCGGAATATATCGATAATGCCCTGGCAAACGATACGGAGAAATTGCCGGAAACCCAAGTTGAGGTAACGCGGGGCGGTCGCTTGAGAACCCTGAACGTCAGGATCACAAGCGAACAGTCCACGCGCCGCGAGCATGGCTTCGTGATCACGCTTGACGACATTACCGACCTCGTTTCCGCGCAGCGTAACTCGGCATGGGCCGATGTTGCCCGCCGGATTGCGCATGAGATCAAGAACCCGCTGACGCCTATCCAGTTGTCGGCTGAGAGGATCAGACGTCGTTACGGCAAGCGGATCGAGGAAGACCGGCAGGTTTTCGATCAGTGCATTGATACGATTGTCCGCCAAGTCGGCGATATCGGGCAAATGGTGGATGAGTTTTCGTCTTTTGCAAGGATGCGCAAACCAAACAAGGTCTCGGGTGATTTGCGCGAAGCCGTCCGCGACGCTGCCTTCATGCAGTCGGTTGCCAATCCTGAGATCTCCGTCAGCGCTGATGTGCCGAGCGAACCTGTCAAGGCGGTGTTCGATCCAAGACTGATCGGTCAGGCCCTGACGAATGTCGTAAAGAACGCAACCGAAGCCGTTGGCGCGCGCACCGGGGAGGACCTGCCGAAAGGAAGCGTGACGGTCCACCTCTACGAACAGGACGCAAACAACTCGGATCGCATCGTTGTCGATGTGATCGACAATGGCATAGGGCTGCCTGAGGAAAACAGGAGCAGGTTGCTTGAGCCTTATATGACGACGCGTGAAAAAGGTACGGGTCTCGGCCTCGCGATTGTCCGCAAAATTCTGGAAGACCATGGTGGCGGCGTCGAATTGCTCGATGCCCCCAAATCAACCCCTGACGAAACAGGCACTCTCGTGCGTTTGACCCTGGCAGCTCATGCCGAGATCGAACTGGAGAGTGATGAACAAGAGCAAGCAGTTACAGCTCATGGCGCATGA
- the ntrC gene encoding nitrogen regulation protein NR(I) has translation MPTGTILVADDDAAIRTVLNQALSRAGYTVRLTSNASTLWRWVSSGDGDLVITDVVMPDENIFDVLPRMKKMRPELPVLVMSAQNTFMTAIKASEKGAYEYLPKPFDLKELTNIVQRALEEPKKRPALDMEDAGEGMPLVGRSPAMQEIYRILARLMQTDLTVMINGESGTGKELVARALHDYGKRRNGPFVAINMAAIPRDLIEAELFGHEKGAFTGAQNRSSGRFEQADGGTLFLDEIGDMPMEAQTRLLRVLQQGEYTTVGGRTPIKTDVRIVAATNKDLRHLINQGLFREDLYFRLNVVPIRLPPLRERVEDIPDLVRHFFSLVEKEGLQAKQIDQNALNMLRRYRWPGNVRELENLVRRLAALYPQDVISESLLDQELSQPSVASANEEANESVNLGGSVEKYLTGYFDTFGEALPPPGLYHRILREVEYPLISAALAATRGNQIKAAELLGVNRNTLRKKIRDLDIQVMRSAR, from the coding sequence ATGCCGACAGGTACGATCCTTGTTGCAGATGATGATGCTGCCATCCGAACGGTGCTGAATCAGGCGCTTTCCAGGGCTGGTTACACGGTCCGGCTCACATCAAACGCCTCGACGCTATGGCGATGGGTTTCTTCGGGCGATGGCGATCTTGTCATTACGGACGTGGTTATGCCGGACGAGAACATCTTCGATGTCTTGCCGCGCATGAAAAAGATGCGGCCGGAACTGCCGGTGCTGGTAATGAGTGCTCAAAACACGTTCATGACCGCGATCAAGGCGTCCGAAAAGGGTGCTTACGAATATCTGCCCAAACCTTTTGACCTGAAGGAACTCACCAACATTGTCCAAAGGGCGCTGGAAGAGCCAAAGAAGCGGCCCGCGCTTGATATGGAAGATGCGGGTGAGGGGATGCCGCTCGTTGGCAGGTCTCCAGCGATGCAGGAGATTTACCGTATTCTGGCCAGGCTTATGCAGACCGACCTGACGGTGATGATCAATGGAGAGTCCGGTACAGGCAAGGAACTCGTCGCGCGCGCGCTTCACGACTATGGCAAAAGGCGCAACGGACCGTTTGTCGCCATCAACATGGCTGCCATTCCTCGCGACCTGATCGAAGCTGAATTGTTCGGGCACGAGAAAGGGGCATTTACCGGTGCTCAAAACAGAAGCTCCGGCCGTTTCGAACAGGCGGATGGCGGAACGCTGTTCCTCGACGAGATCGGGGACATGCCGATGGAAGCCCAAACGCGGCTCCTCAGGGTCTTGCAGCAGGGAGAATACACGACCGTGGGCGGGCGCACGCCGATCAAAACGGATGTGCGTATCGTAGCGGCAACCAACAAGGATCTCCGTCACCTGATCAATCAGGGTCTCTTCCGGGAGGATCTCTATTTCAGGCTGAATGTCGTGCCCATCAGATTGCCGCCTTTGCGCGAACGCGTGGAAGATATTCCGGATCTGGTTCGGCATTTCTTCTCGCTCGTGGAAAAGGAAGGACTGCAGGCAAAGCAGATCGATCAGAACGCGCTCAACATGCTGCGCCGCTATCGTTGGCCGGGTAACGTGCGCGAACTGGAGAATCTGGTTCGCCGCCTGGCAGCGCTATATCCGCAGGACGTTATCAGCGAAAGCCTGCTTGACCAGGAACTCAGCCAGCCCAGCGTTGCCTCGGCAAACGAAGAAGCCAACGAGAGCGTCAATCTCGGAGGATCGGTTGAGAAGTATCTGACCGGCTATTTCGACACGTTCGGAGAAGCGTTGCCGCCTCCCGGGCTCTACCACCGCATTCTGCGCGAGGTGGAGTATCCGCTGATCAGCGCCGCGCTTGCGGCAACGCGCGGCAATCAGATCAAGGCTGCTGAACTTCTCGGCGTCAATCGAAACACCTTGCGGAAAAAGATCCGGGACCTGGATATTCAGGTTATGCGTTCGGCGCGCTGA
- a CDS encoding nitrogen regulation protein NR(II): MLASDGPSILDALPHPVLLVAPDGVIESANMAAEIFMRSSASVLRRHPISDFVPFGSPLLTLIEQVRERAAPVNEYKVDIGSPRIGAPKMVDINAAPVSDRPGAVVLMFQERTMAEKIDRQLTSRGAARTVTSLAAMLAHEIKNPLSGIRGAAQLLEQSVVDDDRSLTRLIMDEADRIVKLVDRMEVFSDERPIEREPVNIHVVLDRVKSLSDNGFARNKRIVEIYDPSLPPVFANKDQLIQVFLNLVKNASEAIGDDPDGEIRISTAFRPGVRLSVPGTEARVSLPLEFCVQDNGPGVPDDLLPHLFEPFITTKTNGSGLGLALVAKIIGDHGGVIECDSQRERTIFRILMPAYSGEMQPDTDKTSQGTD; the protein is encoded by the coding sequence ATGCTCGCGAGCGACGGACCCAGCATTCTCGATGCCCTTCCGCACCCGGTCTTGCTGGTTGCTCCTGACGGCGTCATTGAGTCCGCAAACATGGCGGCAGAAATTTTCATGCGTTCGAGCGCGTCGGTTCTGAGGCGCCATCCGATCAGTGACTTTGTGCCTTTTGGCAGTCCGCTTCTGACGCTGATCGAACAGGTTCGCGAGCGGGCCGCACCAGTAAATGAATACAAGGTGGATATTGGTTCACCGCGCATTGGCGCACCGAAAATGGTCGATATCAATGCTGCGCCTGTCTCCGATCGGCCAGGGGCTGTGGTGCTCATGTTCCAAGAGCGCACAATGGCCGAAAAGATCGATCGGCAGCTGACATCGCGCGGGGCTGCAAGGACGGTCACCAGCCTTGCAGCCATGCTTGCGCATGAAATCAAAAATCCTCTTTCGGGGATCAGGGGGGCGGCGCAACTGCTGGAACAGTCGGTGGTGGACGACGACCGCTCACTCACACGCCTTATCATGGACGAAGCGGATCGCATCGTGAAACTGGTGGATCGCATGGAGGTCTTCTCCGACGAGCGGCCGATCGAGCGGGAACCAGTGAATATTCATGTTGTCCTCGATCGCGTGAAGAGCCTTTCGGACAACGGATTTGCCCGAAACAAGCGGATCGTCGAGATATACGACCCGTCGCTGCCGCCGGTTTTTGCAAACAAGGATCAGCTGATCCAGGTGTTCCTCAACCTGGTCAAGAATGCCAGCGAGGCGATCGGTGACGATCCGGACGGTGAAATCCGTATTTCGACGGCCTTTCGCCCTGGTGTGCGCCTGTCCGTACCAGGAACCGAGGCACGCGTGAGCCTGCCTCTGGAATTTTGTGTACAGGACAACGGCCCGGGGGTTCCGGACGATCTCTTGCCACACCTTTTCGAGCCGTTCATCACGACGAAGACAAACGGCTCAGGACTGGGATTGGCACTTGTTGCGAAGATCATCGGCGATCATGGCGGCGTCATTGAATGCGACAGCCAGCGAGAGCGTACAATTTTTCGAATTCTGATGCCCGCGTATTCAGGTGAAATGCAGCCGGACACAGACAAGACCAGCCAGGGAACCGACTAA
- the dusB gene encoding tRNA dihydrouridine synthase DusB translates to MIGPHLMPNRAVLAPMSGVTDLPFRRIAARYGAGMVVSEMVASESFIKGDAETQMRAEAQSSGLHVVQLAGREAKWMGEAAKVIADLGADVIDINMGCPAKKVTSGYSGSALMRDLDHALTLIDATVAAVRIPVTVKMRLGWDDNSLNAPELANRAEAAGVQLITVHGRTRCQFYKGTANWHAIRCVKEAISIPLIANGDCKGIEDAENMLEASGADGVMIGRGAYGRPWLPGCVGHYLETGKFLDAPSMTEFSDLVSEHYEAILSHYGQAQGVRIARKHLGWYLDVAHNRTDGMMPGAERRTLMTSDRPAEVLKLVADWFATSNERIAA, encoded by the coding sequence ATGATTGGGCCCCATCTGATGCCCAATCGCGCTGTTCTCGCTCCCATGTCGGGTGTGACGGATCTGCCCTTTCGTCGGATCGCCGCACGTTATGGCGCCGGTATGGTCGTCAGTGAAATGGTCGCAAGCGAATCTTTCATCAAAGGTGATGCTGAAACCCAGATGCGGGCCGAAGCCCAAAGTTCAGGCCTGCATGTTGTCCAGCTCGCCGGCAGGGAAGCGAAATGGATGGGGGAGGCTGCAAAAGTCATCGCCGATCTCGGTGCTGATGTCATAGATATCAACATGGGCTGCCCAGCGAAAAAAGTCACGTCCGGGTATTCCGGTTCTGCCCTGATGCGGGACCTAGATCACGCCCTGACCTTGATAGACGCGACTGTGGCGGCGGTTCGCATTCCGGTGACTGTCAAAATGAGGCTCGGATGGGATGACAATTCCCTCAATGCGCCTGAATTGGCGAACCGCGCAGAAGCTGCCGGTGTCCAACTGATCACGGTGCACGGACGGACCAGATGTCAGTTTTACAAGGGTACAGCAAACTGGCATGCAATCCGGTGCGTGAAGGAAGCCATTTCGATCCCGCTGATTGCCAATGGTGACTGCAAGGGCATTGAGGATGCTGAAAACATGCTCGAAGCCTCCGGTGCGGATGGCGTCATGATCGGGCGAGGGGCGTACGGCCGGCCCTGGCTTCCCGGGTGCGTCGGACACTATCTGGAAACCGGGAAATTCCTGGACGCACCCTCAATGACGGAATTTTCGGATCTTGTCTCGGAACACTATGAAGCAATTCTCAGCCACTACGGTCAGGCACAGGGCGTTCGCATAGCGCGCAAGCACCTTGGCTGGTATCTCGACGTCGCTCATAACCGCACGGATGGCATGATGCCGGGCGCTGAGCGCAGGACCCTCATGACATCGGACCGTCCGGCGGAAGTCTTGAAGCTGGTTGCGGACTGGTTTGCAACATCGAACGAACGGATAGCTGCGTGA
- a CDS encoding bifunctional 2-C-methyl-D-erythritol 4-phosphate cytidylyltransferase/2-C-methyl-D-erythritol 2,4-cyclodiphosphate synthase: MGKTAAALVVAAGRGTRLAGSDTALPKQYRSIAGRPVLSHTLEALAAHPRISTIVTVIHPDDVDLYETAASKAALPAALVNLEMTFGGETRQLSVLEGLKALRSLSCDFVFIHDAARPFVSIEVLKSLFDKLDAGAEGALAAVPVADTLKKSTEPDKPLETIDRRGLWAAQTPQAFPFPAILEAHSKAALEGLVDFTDDTGLAEWAGMRIELSDGDPSNFKITTAPDLKRADQQAKAPSMTKMHALNPPLSHLQDIRTGIGYDVHAFDKGDQVVLGGVAVPHVKKLKGHSDADVVLHAITDATLGAIGDGDIGQHFPPSDPQWKGASSDRFQADALERVKKLGGRLAHIDITIVCEEPKIGPHRAEIRNSVARICELPASRVSIKATTSERLGFTGRKEGIAALASVTVRLPFPENE, from the coding sequence ATGGGCAAAACGGCAGCAGCTCTCGTCGTCGCGGCTGGACGGGGCACGCGTCTGGCGGGTTCTGACACAGCCCTGCCCAAACAATATAGGTCCATCGCCGGAAGACCGGTCCTGTCCCATACACTGGAAGCCCTTGCGGCGCATCCCCGAATTTCAACTATCGTAACTGTCATCCACCCGGACGATGTTGACCTCTACGAAACCGCCGCAAGTAAAGCGGCTTTGCCGGCCGCGCTTGTCAATCTGGAAATGACTTTTGGCGGCGAGACACGGCAGTTATCTGTTCTGGAGGGTTTGAAAGCGCTCCGCAGTTTGAGCTGCGATTTTGTTTTCATCCACGATGCAGCAAGACCATTTGTCTCTATTGAAGTGCTGAAATCCCTCTTTGACAAACTCGACGCAGGCGCCGAAGGCGCACTCGCAGCAGTACCGGTTGCTGACACGCTCAAAAAATCGACCGAACCCGACAAGCCGCTTGAAACCATAGACAGGCGCGGCCTGTGGGCCGCACAAACCCCACAGGCGTTTCCGTTCCCGGCCATACTCGAGGCACACTCGAAAGCCGCTCTGGAAGGTCTTGTCGATTTCACCGACGACACAGGTTTAGCCGAATGGGCAGGAATGAGGATTGAACTGAGCGACGGAGACCCCTCCAATTTTAAGATCACCACGGCACCGGACCTTAAAAGAGCAGATCAACAGGCAAAAGCACCATCAATGACAAAAATGCACGCTCTCAATCCTCCATTGTCACATCTCCAGGATATCCGGACCGGGATCGGGTACGATGTTCATGCCTTCGATAAAGGGGATCAGGTGGTGCTTGGCGGTGTTGCGGTTCCGCATGTAAAGAAGCTCAAGGGGCATTCGGACGCAGACGTTGTCCTTCACGCAATTACCGATGCAACGCTCGGCGCGATTGGCGACGGTGATATTGGCCAGCACTTTCCACCGAGCGACCCGCAATGGAAGGGTGCATCATCCGACAGATTTCAAGCAGACGCGCTTGAACGCGTGAAAAAGCTTGGCGGCAGGCTTGCCCATATCGATATCACGATCGTATGCGAGGAGCCAAAGATAGGGCCGCACCGCGCAGAGATCCGGAATTCGGTGGCCAGAATCTGCGAACTGCCCGCCTCCCGGGTTTCCATCAAGGCAACAACGTCCGAAAGACTGGGATTTACAGGTCGTAAGGAAGGCATTGCAGCCCTGGCAAGCGTGACCGTTCGCCTCCCGTTTCCCGAAAATGAGTGA
- a CDS encoding CinA family protein: MPETRLNDFEDLTSLANSVLEELKSNGKLIATAESCTGGLIIASLTEIAGSSAAVDRGFVTYSNKAKTELLGVAADLIARVGAVSKDVAIAMAEGALSRSEADIAVSVTGIAGPGGGSEEKPVGTVHIAVAETDKPTQHFHCWFADRGRKSIRLETIQTALTSVLNALTIEKDR, from the coding sequence ATGCCAGAAACAAGACTGAACGACTTTGAAGATCTGACATCGTTGGCAAACAGCGTTCTGGAAGAACTCAAATCGAACGGCAAGTTGATCGCGACAGCGGAATCTTGCACAGGTGGGCTGATCATTGCGTCGCTGACCGAAATCGCAGGATCTTCCGCTGCAGTGGACCGGGGGTTCGTAACTTATTCCAACAAAGCCAAGACAGAACTGCTTGGTGTCGCCGCCGACCTGATCGCCCGTGTCGGCGCTGTCAGCAAGGATGTGGCCATTGCCATGGCAGAGGGAGCCCTGTCGCGCTCCGAAGCAGATATTGCCGTCTCGGTAACCGGCATCGCCGGACCTGGTGGCGGCTCTGAGGAAAAGCCGGTTGGAACAGTGCACATTGCCGTAGCGGAAACCGACAAACCAACGCAGCATTTCCATTGCTGGTTCGCAGACCGGGGCAGAAAATCAATCCGGCTTGAGACGATCCAGACAGCTTTGACGTCCGTTCTAAATGCATTGACAATCGAAAAGGATCGTTAA